The Streptomyces sp. RKAG293 genome includes a region encoding these proteins:
- a CDS encoding ABC transporter permease produces MTAPIETTASQAGAQPEAILSGVKKSQIEGRSLGQIAWLRFRRDKVAVAGGIVVILLVLLAVLAKPIESIFGLDPNAFHQDLVDPVLLAPKGAWGGMSWEHPLGVDPQFGRDLLARVIEGSWVSLLVATGATILSNVIGTVLGVIAGYYGGWVDSLISRMMDTFLAFPLLLFAISISASLQDGAFGLDGLPLRICVLIFVIGFFNWPYMGRIVRGQTLSLREREFVEAARSLGARGPFILFRELLPNLVAPILVYSTLLIPTNIIFEAALSFLGVGIAPPQSSWGGMLTSAIDLYEADPQYMIVPGLAIFVTVLAFNLLGDGLRDALDPRSK; encoded by the coding sequence ATGACCGCACCGATCGAGACCACTGCTTCACAGGCCGGGGCGCAGCCCGAAGCCATTCTCAGTGGGGTCAAGAAGAGTCAGATCGAGGGACGTTCCCTCGGCCAGATCGCCTGGCTGCGCTTCCGGCGCGACAAGGTGGCCGTGGCCGGCGGCATCGTCGTGATCCTCCTGGTGCTGCTGGCCGTGCTGGCGAAGCCGATCGAGTCGATCTTCGGCCTGGACCCGAACGCGTTCCATCAGGACCTCGTGGACCCGGTGCTCCTCGCACCCAAGGGCGCCTGGGGCGGCATGAGTTGGGAACACCCGCTCGGGGTCGATCCACAGTTCGGCCGCGATCTGCTGGCCCGGGTGATCGAGGGATCATGGGTGTCGCTGCTCGTGGCGACCGGCGCGACGATCCTGTCCAACGTCATCGGTACGGTGCTCGGCGTCATCGCGGGCTACTACGGCGGCTGGGTCGACAGCCTGATCAGCCGGATGATGGACACCTTCCTGGCCTTTCCGCTGCTGCTCTTCGCGATCTCCATTTCGGCTTCGCTGCAGGACGGCGCGTTCGGACTGGACGGACTTCCGCTCCGCATCTGCGTACTGATCTTCGTCATCGGATTCTTCAACTGGCCCTACATGGGCCGAATTGTGCGCGGGCAGACCCTCAGCCTGCGTGAACGTGAGTTCGTGGAAGCCGCCCGCAGCCTGGGTGCCCGCGGTCCGTTCATTCTTTTCCGTGAGCTGCTCCCCAACCTTGTGGCGCCGATCCTCGTGTATTCGACGCTGCTGATTCCGACCAACATCATTTTCGAGGCCGCACTGAGCTTCCTCGGGGTCGGAATCGCCCCGCCGCAATCGTCCTGGGGCGGCATGCTCACCAGCGCGATCGATCTCTACGAGGCCGATCCGCAATACATGATCGTGCCCGGCCTGGCGATCTTCGTCACGGTCCTGGCATTCAACCTGCTGGGCGACGGGCTGCGCGACGCCCTCGATCCCCGCAGCAAGTGA
- a CDS encoding ABC transporter substrate-binding protein, translated as MNSRKATAVLALATALALGASACSSSDKTTDKGTGTSAGTDAALTQVVNKSDKAGGTVSYEHSDVPDSLDPGNTYYGWVQNFSRLYGRTLVTFKPAAGAEGLQIVPDLATGLGKASADAKTWTYTLRKGVKYEDGTAVTSKDVKYAIERSNFAPEALSNGPTYFKAYLVGGDAYKGPYKDKNPNGLASIETPDDSTIVFHLSKPFADFDYLATFSQTAPVPAAKDTGAQYVKHIMSTGPYKFESYDDGKSAVLVRNPQWTKENDPLRPALPDKITMKFKVNGVTIDKDLLAGAITVDAAGAGVQPASQPSVLSAANKKNTDNSYAGATSYVALNVNVKPFDNPDCRKAVQWAIDKTSVQTAAGGNVKGDVATTLLPPSVNGYSKFDLYPTPGNKGDATKAKAALTACGQPGGFTTNLSARSDRASEMAAATAIQNSLKAVGITVNIKSFPAGKYFSNFAGVPDYVHSHGLGMMMMAWGADWPTGYGFLDQIIDGTAIKPSGGNNLMELNDPAINKALSDAIATTDNAARTKAWGDIDKLTMENASVVPLLYRKNLLYRPPSATNVTVTQAYLGMYDYLLISSSK; from the coding sequence ATGAACAGCAGAAAAGCGACAGCGGTGCTGGCGCTTGCCACGGCTCTGGCCTTGGGAGCGTCCGCTTGCAGCAGCAGCGACAAGACCACCGACAAGGGAACGGGGACGAGCGCGGGTACCGACGCGGCTCTGACCCAGGTCGTCAACAAGAGTGACAAGGCCGGTGGGACGGTCTCGTACGAGCACTCCGACGTGCCCGACTCGCTCGACCCGGGGAACACGTACTACGGCTGGGTGCAGAACTTCTCCCGGCTGTACGGCCGCACGCTGGTCACCTTCAAGCCCGCCGCGGGCGCCGAGGGCCTGCAGATCGTCCCCGACCTCGCCACCGGTCTCGGCAAGGCCAGCGCCGACGCCAAGACCTGGACCTACACGCTGCGCAAGGGCGTGAAGTACGAGGACGGCACGGCGGTCACCTCCAAGGACGTCAAGTACGCGATCGAGCGCAGCAACTTCGCGCCCGAGGCGCTGTCCAACGGCCCGACGTACTTCAAGGCGTACCTGGTCGGCGGCGACGCGTACAAGGGTCCGTACAAGGACAAGAACCCGAACGGGCTCGCGTCCATCGAGACCCCGGACGACTCGACGATCGTCTTCCACCTGAGCAAGCCCTTCGCGGACTTCGACTACCTGGCGACGTTCTCGCAGACCGCGCCCGTGCCCGCGGCCAAGGACACCGGCGCCCAGTACGTGAAGCACATCATGTCGACGGGCCCGTACAAGTTCGAGTCCTACGACGACGGCAAGAGCGCCGTCCTGGTGCGCAACCCGCAGTGGACCAAGGAGAACGACCCGCTGCGTCCCGCGCTCCCGGACAAGATCACGATGAAGTTCAAGGTGAACGGCGTCACGATCGACAAGGACCTGCTGGCCGGCGCCATCACGGTCGACGCGGCCGGCGCGGGCGTGCAGCCCGCGAGCCAGCCGTCGGTACTGAGCGCGGCGAACAAGAAGAACACGGACAACTCCTACGCGGGAGCCACGTCCTACGTGGCGCTCAACGTGAACGTGAAGCCGTTCGACAACCCGGACTGCCGCAAGGCGGTCCAGTGGGCGATCGACAAGACCTCGGTGCAGACCGCCGCGGGCGGCAACGTGAAGGGTGACGTCGCCACGACGCTGCTGCCGCCGTCGGTCAACGGCTACAGCAAGTTCGACCTGTACCCGACCCCGGGCAACAAGGGCGACGCCACGAAGGCCAAGGCCGCGCTGACCGCCTGCGGCCAGCCCGGCGGCTTCACCACCAACCTGTCGGCGCGTTCCGACCGGGCCTCCGAGATGGCGGCGGCGACGGCGATCCAGAACTCGCTGAAGGCCGTGGGCATCACGGTCAACATCAAGAGCTTCCCGGCCGGCAAGTACTTCTCCAACTTCGCGGGTGTCCCGGACTACGTCCACTCGCACGGCCTCGGCATGATGATGATGGCCTGGGGCGCCGACTGGCCGACCGGCTACGGCTTCCTCGACCAGATCATCGACGGCACCGCCATCAAGCCCTCGGGCGGCAACAACCTGATGGAGCTGAACGACCCGGCGATCAACAAGGCGCTCTCGGACGCCATCGCCACCACGGACAACGCGGCCCGCACCAAGGCATGGGGCGACATCGACAAGCTGACCATGGAGAACGCTTCCGTGGTGCCGCTGCTGTACCGCAAGAACCTGCTCTACCGGCCGCCGTCCGCGACCAACGTCACGGTCACGCAGGCCTATCTGGGCATGTACGACTACCTGCTGATCAGCTCCTCCAAGTAA